A region from the Chelonoidis abingdonii isolate Lonesome George chromosome 10, CheloAbing_2.0, whole genome shotgun sequence genome encodes:
- the FKBP7 gene encoding peptidyl-prolyl cis-trans isomerase FKBP7, with protein sequence MTFGVKLVFFLQAFCLLTIRTHGQKKEDATAEEVKIEVLHVPKECTPKSKKGDLLNAHYDGYLAGDGSKFYCSRTQNEGHPKWFVLGVGQVIKGLDIAMTNMCPGEKRKVTIPPSLAYGQQGYAQGKIPPNATLIFEIELYAVSKGPRSVEAFTQIDMDSDKKLSQDELSHYLKQEFERDGKKRDASVHDSILADIFKKNDHDGDGFISAKEYNVYQHDEL encoded by the exons ATGACTTTCGGAGTCAAATTAGTTTTTTTCTTACAGGCTTTTTGTCTTCTTACGATCCGCACGCACGGACAAAAGAAAGAGGATGCCACTGCAGAGGAAGTTAAAATAGAAGTTTTACATGTGCCCAAAGAATGCACGCCAAAGAGCAAGAAGGGAGATCTGCTTAATGCACATTATGATGGCTACCTGGCAGGTGATGGATCCAAGTTTTATTGCAG tcGGACACAAAATGAAGGTCACCCAAAGTGGTTTGTTCTGGGTGTTGGCCAAGTCATAAAAGGATTAGATATTGCTATGACGAATATGTGTCCTGGAGAAAAACGGAAAGTGACAATTCCACCATCATTAGCATATGGACAGCAAGgctatg CACAAGGCAAGATTCCACCTAATGCAACATTGATCTTTGAGATTGAACTGTATGCAGTGAGTAAAGGACCACGTAGTGTTGAAGCATTTACTCAAATAGACATGGACAGTGACAAGAAACTCTCTCAAGATGAG ctaaGCCATTATTTGAAGCAGGAATTTGAAAGAGATGGTAAAAAACGTGATGCATCAGTTCACGATTCTATTTTAGCTGATATATTTAAGAAGAATGACCATGACGGAGATGGCTTCATATCTGCAAAGGAGTACAATGTCTATCAGCATGATGAACTATAG